ATAGATTTATCTTGATGGCGATCGTTGCAGTTAATCTAGGCATGTTATCCAATGCGTATGCTTTGGATCTATATGTTGATACGACAACCAAGCAGATTTATGCGGAACCGGGGCCAGGGCGTGTGCATATGGGGACGTTTGTGAAAGCCGAGAGCACGCCAGCCAAAAACGAACCACCTAAAGTCGTGGAAGCACCATTAAAAACACCGGCAGACTCTGGACAATTGGCTGAAAATCAATCCGAGGAAATGAAAAAAAGAAGATCTGCGGAACGTCTTGCCAGAATTTCCGAAAAGGCGGAAAAGGCCCGGTTTGTCAATCAAGTGTCCTTGCTTGAAGAACGCATGAAAGAAGTAGAAAAAATTCATGGCACTTTTGACGATCGCGGTTTGCATTGGGCAACCAAGGACGGCAATTTTTCTATGTCGCTCAATGGCCGTATTCAACCGGCTTCGCAGTACAATTTTGAGAATGATCCAAATCCGGCATTTGGTGCCAACACTGCAAACGAATTAAACAGCGGCATGAATATCCGCCGGGCGCGTTTAGGGGTTGAAGGTACTTTTTTCAAAGTATGGGATTATAAATTTGAGTACGATTTCAGCCGCGGTAACGGATCGGTCGGATCGGGAATTACCGATGCTTTTGTGCGTTTGAATCATACCGATGCGCTGTCCTATAAACTGGGTTCGTTCAAGGAACCGTTTAGTTTGGAAGAAGCCGCCAGTAACCGCTATCTGACTTTTATCGAACGGCATATGTCGGTTAACTCCTTCGTCGATAACCCGAATACCTATAAAACCGGTATTGGTGCCAATTATGCGGTTAGAAGGTGGCAAACCGGGATTGCGTTTCAAACGGAACCGATCGGTTCATGGTCTTCGGCTTCAACATCGGTCAATGCCAACGGTAACCAGAACCGTAACAACGGCTCGGGCGATACCGGCTGGCAAGGCATCGGCCGGATCAGCGGCAGACCATGGATGGAAGACGATACCAAATTCCTGCATCTCGGTATTTCGGCTGGCCACACGAATGTCAATACGCAGTATCGCGCCGATGGCACGATGGTTGGTGAGGGACAAATCGGCGGCGGGGGGGGTATGTCGTTCTTCGCGTTTCCAGGAACCAACGTCGACCGGACCAATATTTTGAATACCGGTAATTTAAGCACCGGCGCGCTGGGCAATCCCAATCGCCGCGAAGTCACCAGCTACGACCGCTTTGGTGCAGAGACCTGGTTTGTGTACGGCCCATTGTCGTTGCAAGGTGAATATTTGCGTACCAATATCAATGGTGTCGGTTACGATAATGAACATCTGACGGGATATTACGGTTTTGCAAGTTACTTCCTGACCGGCGAATCTAAAGCGTATCATGTCAGAAACGGCGCGGCGAACCGGATTAAACCGAACCGTCCATTCCAGTTTAACGGATCGGGCTGGGGTGCTTGGGAAATCGCGGCCGGTTACGATTACATCGATATGAATTCGGGTGTCATTGCGGGCGGTAAAGCGGATATGGTTAGATTCGGTTTGAACTGGTATCCGCATTCGAACGTTAAATTCCAGGCGAACGTGATACATGTGCTCGATATCAATACCGCCAGGACGCCGATTACCAATACCGATGGTTACTCCGGCGGCGCCGGCGCCCGTACCAATGGCTGGAACAATGGCGACTTGAGCGCTTTCCTGACCCAATGGACCATCGACTTTTAGTTGAAAGTATTTTGGGTGCGAATAGCAATCCTAATAAACGGGAGTACGAAATGCCAAAATCATGCAATGTTAAGGTACTAATTTCTTTATTCTTATTGAGTTTCTGGATCAGCGCTGCCGGAGCCGTAAACGCACAGTCAGTGGTTAAAATCGACGGTTCCAGTACTGTTTATCCGATTACTCAAGCGGTGGCCGACCAGTTTCAGGAAGTCAAGCAGGGGGCAATTCAGGTGACGATTGCTGTCTCCGGCAGCGGTGGCGGTTTCCGGAAGTTTTGCCGGGGAGATATCGACATTGTCAATGCTTCCCGCCCGATCCTGAAAAATGAAATGAAAGAATGCAAAAATGCCGGGGTGCAATATGTGGAAATACCAGTGGCGTTCGATGCGCTGACGGTAGCGATCCATTCCGGCAATACTTGGAGCAAGACCATGACGGTTGCGCAGTTGAGGAAACTCTGGGAACCGGCAGCCGAAGGTAAAATCACCCACTGGAATCAAATTAATTCGATATGGCCGGCAGAAGCAATCAAACTGTTCGGTCCTGCGAGAGATTCCGGTACTTACGATTATTTTACCGGAGCAATCACTGGAAAAGCGAAGTCAAGCCGTACAGATTTCACCAGATCCGATGATGACACCAGCTTGGTGCAAGCGGTAGCCGGTGATAAAAACGGCTTGGGTTTTCTCGGGTTTGCGTATTACATTGAAAATCAGGATAAGGTCACTGCAGTGGCGATTGACAACGGTACTGGTCAAGGAGCGGTTCTGCCGTCCGTAGAATCTGTTGAAGACGGCAGTTATCAACCGTTATCCAGACCCATGTTTATCTATGTCAGCCTCAAAAGTGCCGGGAAACCGGAAGTAAAGGAATTCGTCGAGTTTTATCTCAAAAATGCCTTGCTATTGGTCAAGGAAACCCATTTTTTTCCATTGCCGCCACGAGCCTATACAACCATGCTGGGGCATTTCAATAAAAAAAGAGCGGGTACGGTTTTCAATGGCGTGCCGGTGATTGGCTTGACGATTGACGAATTGATCCGCCGGGAGGAGCGCTTGCAGTATGAAAATTATTAGGGAAGCGCAGCAGATCGCTTGCGCAGGCAATAATCAGCGTTTTCTTAGCTTGGAGAATTCATAGCATTCCTGCTAAAAGCGGTCTTTATGCGGTTACAGTACGGAAGCGGGCAAAAAATGCGGAACGAGTACGCGTCGCATTTTTTGCCTGTTTTTTCTGACATCGGTTTGCGCTTCATTAATGTTTTTTCAAAATGCCGCGGCATTCATTTATGATATGGATTGTTCCCCGTAATTAAATGACGCCATCGCGCTTTCGATAATCAATCAGATCATGCCTTTCAGCCCAATCATTCTGTGGACAGATGCACTTGTCTATTTGTTTGTCTTAACAGTATTTTTTTGGGTTTGGTATGTGCGTCGGAACGAACATCTGCTGATGCCATGGAAGCGTGTAGGGCATAGCGCCAGCGGAATGTCGGCACTGACGGTGCTGCTTTTTTTTCTGTTGGCCGGTTTGCTGGATACCGTGCATTTCCGCCCGGCGCTCGACCATAAGAGTCCGAGTGGCGAAACGATTTACAGCGTCGAAGTATTGAGTCTGCTGGATTTAATTTTAACGCCGCTACGCACCAATGTTGAGAAAACCTATTCCGCGCCGCTGGCAACTCATTTGTACGCGAAGGAGACGATCGAATCACCGGATGGCGGGCAAGTGCGGGCCTTCGCCCGGCTGGAATTCGGCGGTTCGCATTTGCAGGATCCCGAGAAAGAGTATTTTCCGGATATTCTTGGAAGAATCGTTAAAGGCCTGGCATACGGTTTTCTGGTGTGGCTTGGCATGGCAATTTGCTTAATTTCGTATCTGTCGCGCCGCCATCAACAAAATTTCCTTCAAAGTATGTCCGCGATCTGGCGGCGAACCAGCGAAATTCCATGGTACGCGATCCTGATCACGTTATTGATTTTGCTATTGCTGATCGGTTCCAGTGCAATGCTGGCGGTGCACTATCATGTGTTGGGTACCGATAAAGTCGGCCAGGATGTTTTGTATCAATCGCTTAAAAGCATCCGCGTTGCATTGGTGATTGGAACATTGACCACGCTGATCATGCTGCCGTTTGCTTTGCTGCTGGGGATCATGGCCGGGTATTTCCGGGGTTGGATCGACGATGTGATTCAGTATATCTATACCACGTTGAACTCGATTCCCAGCGTGCTGTTAATTGCGGCGGCGGTGCTGATGATGCAGGTTTATATCGAAACGCATGCGGAATTATTTGAAACCATTGCATCACGCGCCGATTTACGGTTGTTGTTTTTGTGCATGATTCTTGGTGTGACCAGTTGGACGAGCTTGTGCCGCTTGTTGCGCGGGGAAGCGCTTAAATTACGCGAATTGGAATACATTCAGGCGGCGCATGCGTTCGGGGTCTCGCATTGGCGCATCATCAGCCGCCATATCTTGCCGAATGTGATGCACATTGTGCTAATTGCAACCGTCATGGATTTCAGTGGATTGGTGCTGGCCGAGGCAGTATTGTCCTATGTTGGTGTCGGTGTCGATCCTTCGATGATCAGCTTTGGCACCATGATTAATGCCGCGCGTCTGGAGATGGCCCGGGAACCGATGGTGTGGTGGGCTTTGCTGGCAGCGTTCGGCTTTATGTTCACGCTGGTGTTGAGCGCCAATCTGTTTGCCGATGCGGTGCAAAACGCGCTGGATCCGCGTACCCGGACGTTGAAATTAAGCAGTCGTTTTTTTCAACGGTATGGAAAAGATGAGATTTCTCCAAACAAGACTTCCGGCTCCATGACTCCGGCAGGTTCATCCAATTCGAAATGAAAACTTTGCTGGAAATAGACGATCTGGCAACGATATTGCATACCGGCAGTTTGCCAGTCCGCGCGGTCGATGGCTTGTCGTTGAATATTTTGCAAGGAGAGACATTCGCGCTGTTAGGTGAATCCGGCTGCGGCAAGTCGATGACGGCTCTGTCGGTTATGCGGTTGCTGCCGGATGTGGGTGAAATCGCCGCCGGACAGATCAGAATGCATGGCGTGGATCTTTTGCAATTGCCCGAGGCGGCTATGCGCAAGGTTCGTGGTAAGCAGATCGGCATGATTTTTCAAGAACCCATGCTGAGCCTGAACCCGGTGTTGACGATCGCCGAGCAAATTGGAGAAGTATTAGAACAGCATCTGAATCTGGCGCCGGCGGCGATGCAGGCGCGTATTCAAGAATTGCTCGAGCAAGTCGGTATTCCGGATGCGCAACGGCGCATGCACGAATATCCGTTTCAATTTTCCGGAGGCATGAAGCAGCGCGTCATGATCGCGATGGCGTTAGCCGGTGAGCCGGAGCTGTTGATCGCCGATGAACCGACCACTGCCCTGGATGTTACGATTCAGGCACAAGTGCTGGATTTGATGCGGCATATCCAGCGACACACGCGCATGGCAATATTATTGATTACCCATGATTTGGGGGTGGTGGCGGAAATGGCGCAGCGCGTGGCGGTGATGTATGCCGGAGAAATCGTTGAACTGGCGCCCCGCTCGGCTTTTTTTCAGCAACCGGCGCATCCCTATTCGCAGCAATTATTCGCTTCGCTACCCGGTAAGCATAAACGCGATCAAGCGTTGACGGTAATGAACGGCGTTGTGCCGTCGTTATCTCAGCAATTCAGCGGTTGCCGTTTTGCCGACCGATGCAATCAAGTAATGGCGATTTGCCGTGAGGCGGTTCCACAATGGCATCAGCTCGATGATGCGCATCAAGTTCGTTGTCATTTGTATCAATCCGGTGTGAACCACGCCCTGCCGGTAACCGGCGTGAGTTCACCAGGGGTTGCGCTGCATACTGAAACAAATCGAACGGAACAAGTGTTATTGCAAGTGGCGGATCTCAAAGTGCATTTCCCGGTTCACAAAGGCTTGTTCAAACGGGTGGCCGGGCATATTAAAGCGGTTGATGGCGTGTCGTTTCAAATCGCCGCCGGGAAAACGCTGGCATTGGTCGGGGAATCCGGTTGCGGTAAAACGACCATAGGCAAAAGTATTCTGCAGTTGATTCAACCCACTGCGGGAAGTGTGCGGTTCAAAGGGCAAGAATTGACGGGCTTGAAGCGGAGCCAGTTAAAACCGGTGCGTTCGCAGTTCCAGATTATTTTCCAGGATCCCTATTCGTCATTGAATCCGCGCATGCGTATCAAGGAAATCTTGCAAGAAGGCATGAGCGCGTTGAAAGCCGGTGCCGTCAGCCCGCCAGCGAATGACGGAGGTTTACAGGACAATTCAAGCGAGCTGGAAATCGATTCGTTATTGCAACGAGTCGGATTGCCTGCTGAGGTAAAATGGCGTTATCCGCACGAATTTTCCGGTGGTCAGCGTCAGCGCATTGCCATTGCGCGTGCTTTGGCAGTGAATCCAAAACTATTGATTTGCGATGAACCGACCAGCGCTTTGGATGTTTCGGTGCAGGCGCAAATTCTGAATTTGTTAAAAACGCTGCAAAATAACTTGGGGCTTGCTTTTTTGTTTATTACCCACAATATCGCTGTTGTAGAATATTTGGCGGATGAGGTTGCTGTCATGTATCTTGGACGGATCGTCGAACGCGGGTTGATCGATGAGGTAATGGGGAGTCCCAGGCATCCCTATACCCAAGCATTGTTATCGTCGGTTCCGCGGATCGCAGCAGACGCGGATCGGCAATTTGTTCCGTTAAAAGGCGATTTGCCGTCACCGGCTGCGCCCCCGGCTGGCTGTCATTTTCATCCGCGTTGCGCGCAGGCGATGGCGGTATGCCGGGAGCGTTATCCGTCGGCCAGCTCATTCAGTGCAACGCATTCCACACACTGCTTTCTTTATTCACCCGAACAGATTTCTTGAAATTATGAGTATTCAAAACGAAGTGGCGCGCCGCCGCACATTCGCTATTATTTCACATCCCGACGCCGGGAAAACCACATTGACTGAGAAGCTGCTGATGTACGCCGGGGCGATTCATATCGCGGGCAGCGTTAAAGCGCGCAAAGCCAGCCGGCATGCCACATCCGATTGGATGGAGATCGAGAAGCAGCGCGGAATCTCGGTGGCGAGTTCGGTCATGCAGATGGAATACCGCGATTGCGTCATCAATTTGCTGGATACGCCGGGCCACCAGGATTTCTCGGAAGATACCTACCGCGTATTGACGGCGGTTGACGCCGCGCTGATGGTGATCGATGCTGCCAATGGTGTAGAAGCGCAGACTTTGCGGTTGCTGGAGGTGTGCCGCGCCCGCAACACCCCGATCGTGACATTTGTTAACAAAATGGACCGGGAAGTGCGTGAACCGCTGGATTTGATCGATGAGATCGAGCGTACGCTCGGCATGTCGACAATCCCTTTTACCTGGCCGGTTGGCATGGGAAAGAATTTTCACGGCGTGTGCGATTTGAAGAATAACTGCATGCGGGTTTTCCAACCGGGATCCGATCGCGTTGACAGTGATAATGAAGTGATTGCGCAATTCGACGATCCGCAAATCCGGCAGCGGTTTGGCAGGGATTTGGATGTCGCGTTGCAGGAAATCGATTTGATCAAAGGCGCATCTCCGGTTTTTGATCACGCGGCATTTCTTGCCGGCGAGCAAACACCGGTTTTCTTTGGCTCGGCGATCAATAACTTCGGCATACGGGAAATCCTCGATGCGCTGGTGGATCTCGCGCCGCCGCCGGAGTCGCGTAATGCTATTCAGCGGGAAGTGCTGCCGGATGAAAAAAAATTCTCCGGTATGGTATTCAAAATCCAAGCCAATATGAATCTTGCGCATCGCGACCGTATTGCGTTTGTGCGTGTTTGTTCCGGCCATTTCAAACGCGGCATGAATTTGAGAGTGGCGCGGAACGGCAAGGATATCCGCACCAGCACGGTGGTGTCGTTTTTGTCGCAACGGCGCGATATTCTCGAAGAAGCCTATCCCGGCGACATTATCGGCATACCGAATCATGGCACGCTGCAATTGGGCGATACATTAACCGAAGGCGAAATTTTGCAATTTACCGGTTTGCCATTCTTCGCGCCCGAGATTTTCCGTACGGTTGAGATTGCCGACCCGCTACGCAGCAAACAACTCAAGCTGGGTTTGGCGCAGTTGGGCGAGGAAGGGGCGATCCAGGTTTTCCGTCCGCATCTCGGCAATATGCTGTTGCTCGGGGCGGTCGGCACGCTGCAATTTGAAGTGGTCGCGCACCGTTTGCAGCATGAATACGGCGTCGCGGCTCGAATCGCTTCTGCAAAATATCAACTGGCGCGATGGATTACCTGCGACGATCCGCGCGAGTTGCAACGATTCATCGAAGCCAACGCGCACCGGATTGCGTACGATGCGGTTGATGCGCCGACCTTTCTGGCGTCGTTTGGCGCGGAACTGAGTGTAGCTCAGGAAAATTGGCCGGCGATCTGTTTCCATAAGTTGCGCGAGCATGCCGGTCTGGTTTTTCAAAACCACTTGAACGGATAACGCGAACCATGACGGTTTGGCAATGGTTGCTGCTATCGTGCATGTTTCTGGCTTTGCCATTGCGCGCGGGCGATGCATTACTGTTAAGCCATGAGAAAACAACCCGGTTTGTCGTGATCGGTGACATGCCCTATACCGATGCCGAATACGCATTGCTGGAACAACCCGGCGGCGCCCTCGCCAAAGCGATTAGAGCCACGGATCCGCCGGTTTTAATTCATTTGGGTGATTTCAAAAGGGGGCGCTTGAGTTGCAGTGACGAGCTGTTGCAAGATCATTACCGCCAGATTGCGTTTCTAAATCCGCATAAGACAGTCTATACACCCGGCGATAACGACTGGACTGATTGTGATCGTTTTACCTTATCGGTTCGTTACGATGAGTTGGAACGATTGAGTTTCCTTCGCCAGCTTTTTTTCCATCAAGATCAATGGCAATTGACCAAGCATATTCCGGGCTTGGTCCGTCAGAGCGGGTTTGTTGAAAATGCCCGCTGGCGCATTGGTCCGGTTATTTTCGCGACGTTGCATATTCCGGGGACTAACAATGGCCGCAAGGAGATCTTGCGGAGTAATTTGGATGAGGCATTGAATGAAGCGGATTTTCGCGATCAATCGAATAAACAGTGGCTAAGCCAGTTATTCGCAGAAGCGGAAGCCGCGCAAGCCGTCGTGATCGCTTTTCAGGCGGATATTTTTGACTTTGATCACGATAAGCCGGCATGTGCGCCCGATAACCGCACAGATTGCGACGGCTATCGCATGCTGCGCGATGAAATCAAGCGGCATTCGGCGCAATTCAAGAAACCGGTGCTGGTTGTTCATGGAGACACTCCGGCCTATTGCTTGCTTCAGCCGTACGCGGTGATCCCGAATCTGTGGCGGCTTAATGCGCCCGGCGATTACAAATACATTGATGCTAGCCAAGTCGTATTTGATCCTGACAATAACGACATGCCATTTCGTGTAACCGGCTTACTCGACCAGAAACACGCACCAACCGTTTGTGAGGATGGGCTTTTTTAATCTTTCTCGCTTTACTTTGATCACGTTTTCGGAATAACTTTAACCATGATATTCAGTATGACCGGCTTCGCGGCCGCAAGCCAGGAAACACCCTACGGATCGTTTAATCTCGAAATTCGTTCCGTCAATAACCGCTTTCTTGATATCCAGTTTCGCCTGCCGGATGATTTCCGCCGGCTGGAAGCTGCGATGCGGGAACTGCTGACCGCGCAGCTCAGCCGTGGCAAAATTGAGTGCCGGCTGTTGTTCTCACCGGCTCATACGTTGGACATTGATCAACAACTTAATCACAGTTTGCTGGAACGATTGATGCAATTGGAACAGACCATCAAAACGCGTTATTCTTCCGCAGCTTCTTTAACCGTCGCAGAAATTCTGAAGTGGCCGGGTATGCTCGAAAGTAATACAGCGCCAAGCGAGGAATGGGACGAAATCGGTATGATGTTGCTGCAAACTGCGCTAAAGGATTTAAAAGCCGCGAGGATGCGCGAGGGAGATAAGCTGAGATCGATTTTGCTGGATCGTATTTTGCAAATGCGCCAACTGCTGCAAATTGCATCCCCGCGCATCCCGGCATTGATTGCTTCGTTCGAGGATAAATTACGCGCCCGGCTGGAAGAAATACTCGGCAATAATGAGAACGAGCGGATTCACCAGGAGATCACGCTATTTGCCAGTAAAATCGATGTCGATGAAGAGTTGTCGCGCTTGCAAGCGCATCTTGACGAAGTGGAACGCATTTTGAACCAAGGCGGTGCGGTGGGTAAACGATTGGATTTTATGATGCAGGAATTGCACCGTGAAGCCAACACCATCGGTTCAAAGTCGGTTGATCTCGAGATTTCCCGGATTTCCATGGAATTAAAGGTGCTTGTCGAACAAATGCGTGAGCAAGTGCAGAATATTGAGTAATTGCTTGGAAATCCAGGTTAGAGCGTGGATGTGGCTGTTAAATTGATTGGTATCGGGTTACAGCAAAAAAATAGTCGCTAATCCCAGGAAAATAAAAAAGCCGCCGCTATCGGTAACGGCGGTAATCATGACACTGGAACCCAGCGCCGGATCCCGGCCGAATTTACGCAAGGTCAGCGGGATTAATACACCCAGGGACGCCGCCAGTAACAAGTTAAGCATCATCGCCAGCGTCATAACCAATCCCAGTTCGGCATTCTGATAAATGGCAAATGTGAACAAACCGATGATGGTTCCCCAAACAAGACCGTTCACTAAACTGACGCCGATTTCCTTACCGAGCAATTTCCAAGTGCTGCGCGTGTTTATCTGTTCCAATGCCAGTGCTCGAACAATCATGGTAATTGTTTGATTTCCCGAGTTGCCGCCGATACCTGCAACGATCGGCATCAAAGCGGCCAACGCCACCAGCTTTTCGATAGAATCCTCGAATAACCCGATAACCCGGGATGCGATAAAGGCGGTAATTAAGTTGATTGCCAGCCATCCCCAACGATTCTTGACACTTTTGAGAACCGGTGCAAAGAGATCTTCTTCTTCGCTTAAACCAGCCAAATTCAAGGCTTCGTTTTCAGCCTTGTCACGAATAAAATCAATGACCGTGTCGACGGTGACACGGCCGAGCAATTTGTCGTTTTCGTCGACGACCGATGCAGAAACCAAATCATAGCGTTCAAACGAATTCGCGGCTTGCTGGGCAACATCATCCGGGCGCAGCTTGATGATTTCTTTAGTCATCACGTCGGCGACCAAGGTGTCCGGGTCGCTTACTAATAAGCGATTGATGAGCAATACGCCTTTTAATTGTTCATTCCGGTCGACAACGAACAACTGGTCGGTGTGATCCGGCATCTCCTCAAGCCAGCGTAAATAGCGCAGTACGACTTCCAACCGCACGTCTTCACGGATGGTAATCACATCAAAATCCATCAATGCGCCCACGGAGTCCTCCGGATAGGACATGGCGGCGCGCAATTGTTCGCGTTCTTCAATGGGCAATGAGCGAAAAACATCTTCCATGACTTCTTGCGGCAAGTTAGGCGCAAGGTCGGCAATTTCGTCGGCATCCAGATATTCTGTTGCGGCGACCAATTCTTGCGTGCCCATGTCGGTGATCAGCGTTGCTCTAACCGCTTCGGAAGTTTCGAGCAAGATTTCGCCGTCCCGGTCGGATTTGATCATGCTCCAGATCAGTAACCTGTCTTCCAGCGGCAAAGCTTCAAGAATGTGCGCAATATCTGCGGGATGCAGTTGATCTAAAAAATCCTGCAGTTCAGAGAGGTTTTTTTTCTGAACCACTGACTCGCTTAACGATAGATCGGGAGAGTCCTGCAAATTCACCAAGCCTTCGACTAATTTATACTTCCGCAACAGAAATGTGATCTGTTGCAAGGGCGTTTGCGAATCTTCTTGATCGCTATTATTGGTTTCGGTCATGGTCGATTGATAGCAGCAAGCCAGTGGATATTGAAAATGTTTGCAGGTTTATACACGAAACAGTTTGCAGTTGGATGACCGAAAAGTATAACCCTCAGCGCTGCATCAGTACCAACATTTAAAATTTTTCTATGCGGGTCAGCCACCGGGTTAAATTTTATTGGCGGATTTCAGCATTGCGATTACCGGTTTTGTTTGAGGTTTTACGTGGCGCCACACAAAAAATGATTCGGCTGCTTGTTCGACCAGCATGCCGATGCCATCCGCGAGCTGCCGCGCCCCATGTTGTTGCGCGAATTTAAGGAAAGGTGTGTGCGCATCCAGATTGTACATCATGTCGTACGCCAGCTCGGCGTGTTTGAAAGCACCGGGGCCGATGCCGGGTAATTCGTTGTGGAGACTGGCAGAGGTAGCATTAATGATGATGTCGAATTTTTCTTTAGAGAACTGCGAAAAATCGCCAGCGGCAATATTGCCGTACATCATGAATTGTTCCTGAAGCGTTTTCGCCTTACTAATCGTACGGTTCGCAACGGCCAGCAGCGCCGGGTGCTTTTGCAGCAGCGGTAAAATGACACCCCGTGCGGCGCCACCGGCGCCGAGCAGTAAGACGCGTTTTGCAGCTATCGGGATCGACAAATTCAACTCGATATCGCATACCAATCCGGCACCGTCCGTGTTATCGCCTAAAATTTCATCGTCATCGAATTTAAGGGTATTCACAGCTTGTGCAATCGTTGCACGCTCGGTGAGACGGGTCGACAGTTGAAATGCTTCCAGTTTGAAGGGTACCGTAACGTTGAGTCCCTTGCCGCCCTGCTGCCGGAAATTCTCAACAGTCAGTTTGAAACCGCCGATGGGAGCGAGCAACGCGGTATATTCCATGGATTGCTGGGTTTGTTGAGCAAAAGCGGAATGTATCAGGGGCGATTTGCTATGGGAAACAGGATTGCCAATTACTGCATACAAGTCGGGCATAAGCGGATGGATTAATGATGTTTCAAAAAATGTTGAGATTTAAAATCAGTTAATCACTGACTCAACAGCATGTCGGTAGAAGCAAACACCCAAGTCCGGGTAATGTGCAGGATATCCGTATCCTGGCTGATATCCGGCGGGAAGGGCGCAAACCCGTTTTGACCGGCAAGTTTCACGATATTGATGGCCGCTTC
This is a stretch of genomic DNA from Nitrosomonas sp. sh817. It encodes these proteins:
- a CDS encoding peptide chain release factor 3, translating into MSIQNEVARRRTFAIISHPDAGKTTLTEKLLMYAGAIHIAGSVKARKASRHATSDWMEIEKQRGISVASSVMQMEYRDCVINLLDTPGHQDFSEDTYRVLTAVDAALMVIDAANGVEAQTLRLLEVCRARNTPIVTFVNKMDREVREPLDLIDEIERTLGMSTIPFTWPVGMGKNFHGVCDLKNNCMRVFQPGSDRVDSDNEVIAQFDDPQIRQRFGRDLDVALQEIDLIKGASPVFDHAAFLAGEQTPVFFGSAINNFGIREILDALVDLAPPPESRNAIQREVLPDEKKFSGMVFKIQANMNLAHRDRIAFVRVCSGHFKRGMNLRVARNGKDIRTSTVVSFLSQRRDILEEAYPGDIIGIPNHGTLQLGDTLTEGEILQFTGLPFFAPEIFRTVEIADPLRSKQLKLGLAQLGEEGAIQVFRPHLGNMLLLGAVGTLQFEVVAHRLQHEYGVAARIASAKYQLARWITCDDPRELQRFIEANAHRIAYDAVDAPTFLASFGAELSVAQENWPAICFHKLREHAGLVFQNHLNG
- a CDS encoding PstS family phosphate ABC transporter substrate-binding protein, with product MPKSCNVKVLISLFLLSFWISAAGAVNAQSVVKIDGSSTVYPITQAVADQFQEVKQGAIQVTIAVSGSGGGFRKFCRGDIDIVNASRPILKNEMKECKNAGVQYVEIPVAFDALTVAIHSGNTWSKTMTVAQLRKLWEPAAEGKITHWNQINSIWPAEAIKLFGPARDSGTYDYFTGAITGKAKSSRTDFTRSDDDTSLVQAVAGDKNGLGFLGFAYYIENQDKVTAVAIDNGTGQGAVLPSVESVEDGSYQPLSRPMFIYVSLKSAGKPEVKEFVEFYLKNALLLVKETHFFPLPPRAYTTMLGHFNKKRAGTVFNGVPVIGLTIDELIRREERLQYENY
- a CDS encoding ABC transporter ATP-binding protein; translated protein: MKTLLEIDDLATILHTGSLPVRAVDGLSLNILQGETFALLGESGCGKSMTALSVMRLLPDVGEIAAGQIRMHGVDLLQLPEAAMRKVRGKQIGMIFQEPMLSLNPVLTIAEQIGEVLEQHLNLAPAAMQARIQELLEQVGIPDAQRRMHEYPFQFSGGMKQRVMIAMALAGEPELLIADEPTTALDVTIQAQVLDLMRHIQRHTRMAILLITHDLGVVAEMAQRVAVMYAGEIVELAPRSAFFQQPAHPYSQQLFASLPGKHKRDQALTVMNGVVPSLSQQFSGCRFADRCNQVMAICREAVPQWHQLDDAHQVRCHLYQSGVNHALPVTGVSSPGVALHTETNRTEQVLLQVADLKVHFPVHKGLFKRVAGHIKAVDGVSFQIAAGKTLALVGESGCGKTTIGKSILQLIQPTAGSVRFKGQELTGLKRSQLKPVRSQFQIIFQDPYSSLNPRMRIKEILQEGMSALKAGAVSPPANDGGLQDNSSELEIDSLLQRVGLPAEVKWRYPHEFSGGQRQRIAIARALAVNPKLLICDEPTSALDVSVQAQILNLLKTLQNNLGLAFLFITHNIAVVEYLADEVAVMYLGRIVERGLIDEVMGSPRHPYTQALLSSVPRIAADADRQFVPLKGDLPSPAAPPAGCHFHPRCAQAMAVCRERYPSASSFSATHSTHCFLYSPEQIS
- a CDS encoding ABC transporter permease; the encoded protein is MPFSPIILWTDALVYLFVLTVFFWVWYVRRNEHLLMPWKRVGHSASGMSALTVLLFFLLAGLLDTVHFRPALDHKSPSGETIYSVEVLSLLDLILTPLRTNVEKTYSAPLATHLYAKETIESPDGGQVRAFARLEFGGSHLQDPEKEYFPDILGRIVKGLAYGFLVWLGMAICLISYLSRRHQQNFLQSMSAIWRRTSEIPWYAILITLLILLLLIGSSAMLAVHYHVLGTDKVGQDVLYQSLKSIRVALVIGTLTTLIMLPFALLLGIMAGYFRGWIDDVIQYIYTTLNSIPSVLLIAAAVLMMQVYIETHAELFETIASRADLRLLFLCMILGVTSWTSLCRLLRGEALKLRELEYIQAAHAFGVSHWRIISRHILPNVMHIVLIATVMDFSGLVLAEAVLSYVGVGVDPSMISFGTMINAARLEMAREPMVWWALLAAFGFMFTLVLSANLFADAVQNALDPRTRTLKLSSRFFQRYGKDEISPNKTSGSMTPAGSSNSK
- a CDS encoding OprO/OprP family phosphate-selective porin, whose protein sequence is MKLNRFILMAIVAVNLGMLSNAYALDLYVDTTTKQIYAEPGPGRVHMGTFVKAESTPAKNEPPKVVEAPLKTPADSGQLAENQSEEMKKRRSAERLARISEKAEKARFVNQVSLLEERMKEVEKIHGTFDDRGLHWATKDGNFSMSLNGRIQPASQYNFENDPNPAFGANTANELNSGMNIRRARLGVEGTFFKVWDYKFEYDFSRGNGSVGSGITDAFVRLNHTDALSYKLGSFKEPFSLEEAASNRYLTFIERHMSVNSFVDNPNTYKTGIGANYAVRRWQTGIAFQTEPIGSWSSASTSVNANGNQNRNNGSGDTGWQGIGRISGRPWMEDDTKFLHLGISAGHTNVNTQYRADGTMVGEGQIGGGGGMSFFAFPGTNVDRTNILNTGNLSTGALGNPNRREVTSYDRFGAETWFVYGPLSLQGEYLRTNINGVGYDNEHLTGYYGFASYFLTGESKAYHVRNGAANRIKPNRPFQFNGSGWGAWEIAAGYDYIDMNSGVIAGGKADMVRFGLNWYPHSNVKFQANVIHVLDINTARTPITNTDGYSGGAGARTNGWNNGDLSAFLTQWTIDF